TTGAACTTGATGATAATAATGCATGTAGAACTTAGGAGCATGTATTTGCtatttttcttgtcttctaGTATTACATAACAAAGTTAAAGAAAGATAAAGCAAAGCATACAAGCATATGAAAGAATCGTGTAGTGCTAGCATTGTGTAGCTATGGCAGCAGAATAACAAAAGTTCATTTGTTTTTTCAGGAGAAGCTCTGAAGCTACCAGCATACTGGGAAGTAAACCCGTGTGTCAACATGGAACTGTGAAGCCAGTGAAGGTCAGCACTGGCTCAGTCTAAAGGATTTGAAGCTTACAATATGCCAGAGTTTCACGGAAATAAAGATCGCTCATATTTCACGATGGATGGTGGGCCCACGAGGAACGGGCGGATCCCTCGCTCCCCGCCTCTCCATCAACACAGTCAGATGAGCCTCATCTCCGACTCCAGCACTCCGGGGGAACGCACTCCCATGAAGAAAGCCtccatgacgtcatcggaggCCGTGGTGCGGCGGCGCTGGCCACGCTTCGTGAGTAAGGACGGGACCTGCAACTACAGGAACCACCACGTTCCCATGTACAAGAGGAGGTACGTTCGGGACTTTTTCACCTCCCTGGTGGACCTGAGGTGGAGGTACAGCATCATCGCCTTCTCTGCTGCGTTCGTCTTGAGCTGGTTCTTATTTGGAATTGTTTGGTACATTGTAAGCTTAGTACATGGAGACTTTGCCCATGTTGATGACCCTGACTTCCAGCCATGTGTCAGTGAGATGAGGGACTTCACGTCCTCCTTTCTCTTCTCACTGGAGACACAGACAACGATCGGCTATGGTTCTCGCCACGCACGAGACAACTGTGGCTTTGGTGCCTTCCTCGTAGCTTTCCAGTCCATCGTGGGACTCATCATCGACACATTGATGATTGGCGTCTTCCTCACAAAGCTTGCCAGGCCAAAGAAACGTGCGCACACTTTGCTGTTTAGCGAGCAAGCTTGCATCGCTAACAGGGACGGAAAACTCTCACTCATGTTCCGTGTCGCTGACATTTCGTAGGAGTCACATTGTAGAAGCCCACGTTTCGCGTTCTTTGTTGTTTCGACACCACAGAAAAACTATGGAGGGCGAGGAACTCTATTTGAACTTTGAAGACGTCAATGTCGGATTCGACAAGGGTACAGACCGTGTCTTTCTCATCACCCCAATTACAATTGTTCATGAAATCGACAAGGAGAGCCCGTTCTATGACGTCTCCGAGGACAGCCTGGCGAAGGAAGACTTTGAAGTAGTTGTCCTGTTCGAGGGTATCTTAGAAAGCAGCAGCTACACGCTTCAAGCCAGGACCTCGTACCTGGCAGACGAGATCATGTGGGGTTACCACTTTGATAACATGGTGACCTGCTCAGAGTACGGTTACGAGGTGGACTACAAAAAGTTTAACAAGACACACCCAATCCCCACCCACGAGTACAGTGCACGGATTCTCGATGCACACCGGTCGTCCCTGTCCCTGGACAGAGACGTGGACAACAACAGGCAGGGAAAGACCCACGTAGACAGGGTAAGAGATGACGATGACAGGGGAGTGGACTCTAAGAGACTCTCCATGGCACTGGCCTATGAGAATGAAATACACACGATGGTGTGCAGCAACAATGAGTGGGGACAAGGTGATCATACGGCGGTAGAGAATGGAAAAAAGGTGACCTGCACAAAGCTGTAGTGGACAGGGAAGACAATGGAAATGGAGGTAGGTTGTCTTTTTTATCCTCTCATACTTActatgtgtgcatgtctgta
This genomic stretch from Branchiostoma floridae strain S238N-H82 chromosome 13, Bfl_VNyyK, whole genome shotgun sequence harbors:
- the LOC118428454 gene encoding LOW QUALITY PROTEIN: G protein-activated inward rectifier potassium channel 3-like (The sequence of the model RefSeq protein was modified relative to this genomic sequence to represent the inferred CDS: deleted 1 base in 1 codon); protein product: MPEFHGNKDRSYFTMDGGPTRNGRIPRSPPLHQHSQMSLISDSSTPGERTPMKKASMTSSEAVVRRRWPRFVSKDGTCNYRNHHVPMYKRRYVRDFFTSLVDLRWRYSIIAFSAAFVLSWFLFGIVWYIVSLVHGDFAHVDDPDFQPCVSEMRDFTSSFLFSLETQTTIGYGSRHARDNCGFGAFLVAFQSIVGLIIDTLMIGVFLTKLARPKKRAHTLLFSEQACIANRDGKLSLMFRVADIRRSHIVEAHVSRSLLFRHHRKTMEGEELYLNFEDVNVGFDKGTDRVFLITPITIVHEIDKESPFYDVSEDSLAKEDFEVVVLFEGILESSSYTLQARTSYLADEIMWGYHFDNMVTCSEYGYEVDYKKFNKTHPIPTHEYSARILDAHRSSLSLDRDVDNNRQGKTHVDRVRDDDDRGVDSKRLSMALAYENEIHTMVCSNNEWGQGDHTAVENGKKVTCTKL